The following are encoded together in the Patescibacteria group bacterium genome:
- the tgt gene encoding tRNA guanosine(34) transglycosylase Tgt has translation MFKITKKSKISNARLGLITTPHGRLETPVFMPDATRGVIKHLSAAELAGLGLECLVANTLHLYLRPGIKLIKRAKGLHNFMDWPKPILTDSGGYQVFSLIHKSGARGSVNDQGAIFNSPLDGAKLTITPELSIKIQFALGADMMVCFDDCPPNGFNDAGLADSVSRTIKWAKRCKREYDKQVKLLKNNKRPLLFAVIQGGNNLKLREHCARELIKIGFDGFGFGARHIDEAGNFLTEALKCTAEQIPENKLRFGLGIGLPEDIIRSVKMGYDMFDCVIPTREGRHGRLFSRGKTADKNNFYQTINITNARFAKDFSPINEFSELGELRRYSKAYLNYLFKIGEPLALRLASLNNLEFYLNMIREVKGLIKKDKL, from the coding sequence ATGTTTAAAATAACTAAAAAATCTAAAATTTCTAACGCCCGTTTGGGCTTAATAACCACCCCGCACGGCCGATTAGAAACGCCGGTTTTTATGCCTGACGCCACCAGGGGAGTGATCAAGCATTTAAGCGCCGCCGAACTCGCCGGGCTGGGCTTAGAGTGCCTGGTGGCCAATACTTTGCATTTATATCTGCGGCCGGGAATTAAACTGATTAAACGGGCCAAGGGCCTGCATAATTTTATGGATTGGCCTAAGCCGATTTTAACCGATAGCGGGGGGTATCAGGTTTTTTCCCTGATCCATAAAAGCGGCGCGCGCGGTTCGGTTAATGATCAAGGCGCGATTTTTAATTCTCCTTTAGACGGGGCTAAATTAACCATAACTCCGGAGCTATCCATAAAAATCCAATTTGCCTTAGGCGCTGATATGATGGTTTGCTTTGATGATTGCCCGCCCAATGGCTTTAATGACGCCGGGCTAGCCGACTCGGTTTCGCGCACGATTAAATGGGCGAAAAGATGCAAGCGCGAATATGATAAGCAAGTTAAGTTGCTTAAAAATAATAAAAGACCATTGCTCTTCGCGGTTATCCAGGGCGGCAATAATTTAAAATTAAGAGAGCATTGCGCGCGAGAACTTATTAAAATCGGTTTTGACGGCTTTGGCTTCGGCGCTCGCCATATTGACGAAGCCGGAAACTTTTTAACCGAGGCCTTAAAATGCACGGCCGAGCAGATTCCGGAAAATAAATTGCGCTTCGGCTTAGGCATCGGCTTGCCCGAAGATATTATCAGGTCGGTTAAAATGGGCTATGATATGTTTGACTGCGTTATCCCGACCAGAGAAGGCCGGCACGGCCGGCTTTTTTCCCGGGGAAAAACAGCCGATAAAAATAATTTTTACCAAACTATAAACATCACCAACGCCAGATTCGCCAAAGACTTTTCCCCGATTAACGAATTCAGCGAGCTAGGAGAGCTGCGCCGCTATTCAAAAGCTTATTTAAATTATTTATTTAAAATCGGCGAACCTTTGGCTTTAAGGCTGGCCAGCTTGAATAATCTTGAGTTTTATCTTAATATGATAAGAGAAGTTAAAGGCTTGATTAAAAAGGATAAGCTTTAG
- a CDS encoding DUF4012 domain-containing protein, with amino-acid sequence MALNNPHNLKVNPDVKSSRFVIDLKQNLPKEETKAKDVRRLGDVGRLEEKLEKLAEVDYKGILKAGSENAKKNIIALMVRSRNFWIPAFAGMTKEKPARNDKKRKNKIAALPAVARNDSYLVVLSNQLALIVLGKALYFILKKVYWLLYKICYAAGWTIVFILRLAYFLLLAIIKPIKKAGYLLFIKFHPAVNKVIKNIPQDLQAKQLAAVSIFARLLRSLRSLAAAEKKSVGEERDCFVAIAPRNDRRLVGYLKPVLIFAGILFIIILPVKAFTYYKVINVVRGKVLGASESAIGNLISAGQSAANFNFNQAGQGFKSAGDNFLSAQNELKEINGLLFALASVLPDKNMRLAAAGKNILRAGELSAAAGKNLSLAMESLFSYRADNVNNILKNLSFYGNNAITDLSELNKTLDQINSEVIPENYQTEFILLKQKAGQLSRGLKEFISLADSLGNFLGASAAKRYLLVFQNNSELRASGGFIGSFALIDFSKGEIKNIEVPGGGSYDTDAGFLKKIKAPEPLSLVRADWHFWDANWWPDWPTSAEKLAWFYENSDGSTVDGVISFTPTVMEKLLAIIGPVDLQEKYGLTIGADNFFMETQKLAEQKPDVTREPKKIIGDLMNKIIEELPKRLTKDNLGPLFKAIEESLAGKNILFYFTDEALQAKADDLGWSGRIKDTAGDYLNVINTNIAGGKSDRKIKQEIIQQSEIQPDGSIINNLTIRRVHEAIKREPFSGVRNVNWLRVYVPLGSELLEVSGFKPVDKIFFDKEMAGLENDPEVFAAESQARTDEATGTKIYNEFNKTVFANWSQLDPGETVEINIKYKLPFKLTAKPEPAGDNFADQLITKAGAVLNPEQKNLYSYSLLVQKQPGMNSSTITSELKLGGGFAPIWKYPVDLGGGADGWLITEDLNQDKIIGIIVEEK; translated from the coding sequence ATGGCTTTAAATAATCCCCATAATTTAAAAGTTAACCCGGATGTGAAATCGTCCCGTTTTGTTATTGATTTAAAGCAGAATCTGCCTAAAGAAGAAACCAAAGCAAAAGACGTCCGACGTCTTGGAGACGTCGGACGTCTTGAAGAAAAGCTGGAAAAATTGGCGGAAGTGGATTACAAGGGAATACTAAAGGCGGGGAGTGAAAATGCCAAAAAGAATATTATAGCCTTAATGGTTCGCAGCCGTAATTTCTGGATTCCCGCCTTCGCGGGAATGACAAAGGAAAAGCCAGCTCGCAATGACAAAAAGAGAAAGAATAAGATTGCCGCGCTCCCTGCGGTCGCTCGCAATGACAGTTACTTGGTTGTTTTATCTAATCAGCTGGCGCTTATCGTTTTAGGCAAGGCGCTGTATTTTATTCTAAAAAAAGTTTATTGGCTGCTTTATAAAATTTGCTACGCGGCCGGCTGGACAATCGTCTTTATTTTAAGGCTGGCTTACTTTTTGCTTTTAGCCATAATTAAGCCGATTAAAAAAGCGGGTTATCTGTTATTTATTAAATTTCACCCGGCAGTAAATAAAGTTATTAAAAATATACCTCAAGACCTTCAGGCTAAGCAGCTAGCGGCTGTTTCAATCTTCGCGAGATTGCTTCGCTCCCTGCGGTCGCTCGCGGCGGCGGAAAAGAAATCTGTTGGCGAAGAAAGAGATTGCTTCGTCGCTATCGCTCCTCGCAATGACAGGCGGTTAGTTGGCTACTTAAAGCCGGTTTTAATTTTCGCCGGAATATTATTTATCATAATTTTACCGGTTAAAGCTTTTACCTATTATAAAGTTATCAACGTGGTTCGCGGCAAGGTTTTAGGCGCCAGCGAGAGCGCCATTGGCAATTTAATTTCCGCCGGGCAATCGGCCGCGAATTTTAATTTTAACCAAGCCGGCCAAGGCTTTAAAAGCGCCGGCGATAATTTTTTAAGCGCGCAAAACGAGCTAAAAGAAATCAACGGTTTGCTTTTCGCTTTAGCTTCGGTTTTGCCTGATAAAAATATGCGCCTGGCCGCCGCCGGCAAAAATATTTTGCGCGCCGGCGAGCTAAGCGCGGCCGCGGGAAAAAATTTAAGCTTGGCTATGGAGAGCCTGTTTAGCTACCGGGCCGATAACGTTAATAACATTTTAAAGAATTTAAGTTTTTACGGAAATAACGCCATAACCGATTTAAGCGAATTAAATAAAACCTTAGACCAGATAAACAGCGAGGTTATACCGGAAAATTACCAAACAGAATTTATTTTATTAAAACAAAAAGCCGGCCAGCTTAGCCGCGGCTTAAAAGAATTTATCAGTTTAGCCGATAGCCTCGGAAATTTTTTAGGCGCCAGCGCGGCTAAGCGCTATCTATTAGTCTTTCAAAATAACTCGGAACTGCGCGCTTCGGGCGGCTTTATCGGCAGTTTTGCTTTAATAGATTTTTCCAAAGGCGAGATAAAAAATATTGAAGTTCCGGGCGGCGGCAGCTACGATACTGATGCCGGTTTTTTAAAAAAAATAAAAGCGCCGGAGCCTTTAAGTCTGGTTAGGGCCGATTGGCATTTTTGGGACGCGAATTGGTGGCCGGATTGGCCGACCAGCGCGGAAAAGCTCGCTTGGTTTTATGAAAATTCCGACGGTTCAACCGTTGACGGCGTTATTAGCTTTACGCCAACCGTGATGGAAAAATTGTTAGCCATAATCGGCCCGGTGGATTTGCAAGAAAAATACGGCTTAACTATCGGCGCGGATAATTTCTTTATGGAAACGCAAAAACTGGCCGAGCAAAAACCGGACGTAACCAGAGAGCCGAAAAAAATCATCGGTGATTTAATGAATAAAATTATTGAAGAATTGCCTAAGCGGCTGACTAAGGATAATTTAGGGCCGTTATTTAAGGCGATTGAAGAGTCGCTCGCCGGCAAAAATATTTTATTTTATTTTACGGATGAAGCTTTACAGGCTAAAGCCGATGACTTGGGCTGGAGCGGCCGGATTAAAGATACGGCCGGCGATTATTTAAATGTTATCAATACTAACATCGCCGGCGGAAAAAGCGACCGTAAAATCAAGCAGGAAATTATCCAGCAAAGCGAAATTCAGCCGGACGGGTCAATTATTAATAATTTAACTATTAGGCGCGTTCATGAAGCGATTAAGCGCGAGCCTTTTTCCGGAGTGAGAAACGTTAATTGGCTAAGAGTTTACGTGCCGCTCGGCTCGGAATTATTGGAAGTTAGCGGCTTTAAGCCGGTGGATAAAATATTTTTTGATAAAGAAATGGCCGGCCTGGAAAATGATCCCGAAGTTTTCGCCGCCGAAAGCCAGGCGCGAACGGACGAAGCCACCGGCACGAAAATTTATAATGAATTCAATAAAACCGTCTTCGCCAACTGGTCCCAGCTTGACCCGGGGGAAACCGTTGAAATAAATATAAAATATAAACTGCCTTTTAAATTAACCGCTAAGCCGGAGCCGGCCGGAGATAATTTCGCGGATCAGCTTATCACCAAGGCCGGCGCGGTTTTAAATCCGGAACAGAAAAATTTATATTCATATTCGCTGTTAGTGCAAAAACAGCCGGGCATGAATTCATCCACCATAACCAGCGAATTAAAATTAGGCGGCGGCTTCGCGCCAATCTGGAAATATCCGGTTGATTTAGGCGGCGGCGCGGACGGCTGGTTAATCACCGAAGATTTAAATCAGGATAAAATAATCGGCATAATCGTTGAGGAAAAATAA
- a CDS encoding Fic family protein yields the protein MIELNKKHQQILLIVLKGGAMSSSDVHTEASKPGDKTSLITIKRALSQMVKLGLLVVSGSGPATQYKISVLGRVLAPIDAREYCLAEPDKRYGFKGYNFNLLPDLPADIFTAKELERLDKATAQYQERTENLPPAIQKKELERLIIELSWKSSKIEGNTYTLLDTEKLILENKEAPGHNKQEARMILNHKDAFSFIRENTPRFSTLTRKNLEELQAILIKNLNVGLGLRQKPVGVIGSIYQPLDNFHQISEAVDSLSAAIIKMPSPYAKALIALLGIGYIQPFEDGNKRTARLMANAILLAHHRAPLSYRSVDEVEYREAMLAFYELNSILPFKKIFIDQYEFAAKNYAIK from the coding sequence ATGATTGAATTAAACAAAAAACATCAGCAAATATTGCTTATAGTTCTTAAGGGAGGCGCTATGTCGTCTTCCGACGTTCACACTGAAGCGTCTAAGCCTGGCGACAAAACTTCTTTAATTACCATAAAACGCGCCCTATCTCAAATGGTTAAGCTGGGCCTTTTGGTTGTTTCCGGTTCCGGACCGGCTACGCAATATAAAATAAGCGTTTTGGGCAGGGTTTTAGCGCCTATTGATGCTCGCGAGTATTGTTTGGCTGAACCCGATAAGCGATATGGATTTAAAGGCTATAATTTTAATTTATTGCCTGATTTGCCGGCCGATATTTTCACGGCTAAAGAGTTAGAGCGGCTGGATAAGGCAACCGCTCAATACCAAGAGAGAACGGAAAATTTACCGCCGGCCATTCAAAAAAAAGAGTTAGAGCGGCTTATCATTGAGCTATCATGGAAGTCATCAAAAATTGAAGGCAATACTTACACGCTTTTAGATACGGAAAAATTAATTTTGGAAAATAAAGAGGCGCCCGGACATAATAAGCAGGAAGCGCGGATGATTTTAAATCATAAAGACGCTTTTAGCTTTATCCGTGAAAACACGCCGCGATTTTCCACTCTGACGAGAAAAAATCTTGAGGAACTGCAGGCTATTTTGATTAAAAATTTAAATGTCGGCTTAGGCTTGCGCCAAAAACCAGTCGGCGTAATCGGCTCAATTTACCAGCCGCTTGATAATTTTCATCAAATCAGCGAAGCCGTTGATAGCCTTAGCGCCGCCATAATAAAAATGCCATCGCCTTACGCTAAAGCGCTAATCGCCCTATTAGGCATCGGTTATATTCAGCCGTTTGAAGACGGCAACAAAAGAACCGCCCGTTTAATGGCCAACGCGATATTGCTGGCGCATCATCGCGCGCCTCTTTCGTACCGCAGTGTTGATGAGGTTGAATACCGCGAAGCCATGCTGGCGTTTTACGAATTAAATTCAATTTTGCCGTTTAAAAAAATATTTATTGATCAATACGAATTCGCGGCGAAAAATTACGCGATTAAATAA